A single region of the Legionella oakridgensis ATCC 33761 = DSM 21215 genome encodes:
- the rpoZ gene encoding DNA-directed RNA polymerase subunit omega — MARVTVEDCLEHVNNRFELVMLASKRAREIAVRGAQPMVEWENDKPTVVALREIAEGLVTREMLDKE; from the coding sequence ATGGCACGGGTTACTGTTGAAGATTGTTTAGAGCATGTAAATAATCGATTTGAATTAGTGATGTTAGCTTCCAAACGAGCTCGTGAAATTGCTGTGCGTGGCGCACAACCAATGGTTGAATGGGAAAATGACAAGCCAACCGTTGTTGCATTGCGCGAGATTGCTGAAGGTTTAGTTACTCGAGAGATGTTGGACAAAGAATAG
- a CDS encoding YicC/YloC family endoribonuclease, which produces MTHSMTAFSRAQNQVGSTMICWELKSVNHRYLEASFRLPESFRFLEADLRQQLRGQISRGKLECLLKLSDAATEQQNVVINEGLMKALLGVGEKLSMEQQLANDLTVGWILSWPGVVQLSQPETETLHQHIEYLFQEALQQFLEARATEGEGLRNFIKTRLSMLNDEIKQTRELVESLPSQTREKLLSRLQGLQLDVSESRFEQEIALMLTRLDVSEELDRLQIHVDEVARVLQSGEAVGRRLDFLMQELNREANTLGSKSDSAALTQHAVEMKVLIEQMREQIQNIE; this is translated from the coding sequence GTTACCTTGAAGCCTCTTTTCGCTTACCTGAATCATTTCGGTTTCTGGAAGCTGATTTAAGACAACAGTTACGAGGTCAGATAAGTCGTGGTAAATTGGAATGCCTGCTTAAATTAAGTGATGCAGCTACCGAACAACAAAATGTGGTGATTAACGAAGGCTTAATGAAGGCTTTATTGGGCGTTGGGGAGAAGCTGTCCATGGAGCAACAATTGGCAAATGATTTGACGGTGGGTTGGATTCTTTCCTGGCCAGGGGTAGTTCAATTAAGTCAGCCAGAGACAGAAACTTTGCATCAGCACATAGAATATTTATTCCAAGAGGCTTTACAACAATTTTTAGAAGCGCGAGCAACGGAAGGGGAAGGTTTACGGAATTTTATAAAAACACGATTAAGCATGCTTAATGACGAAATTAAACAAACACGTGAGTTGGTGGAATCTCTTCCTTCTCAAACACGGGAGAAATTGTTGAGTCGGCTGCAAGGATTACAACTGGATGTATCCGAATCGAGATTTGAGCAGGAGATTGCTTTGATGTTAACTCGCCTCGATGTTAGCGAGGAATTAGACAGGCTGCAAATTCATGTTGATGAAGTTGCACGGGTGTTGCAAAGTGGTGAAGCAGTAGGAAGACGGCTTGATTTTCTAATGCAGGAATTAAATCGAGAAGCAAATACACTTGGCTCTAAATCGGATTCTGCAGCTTTAACGCAGCACGCAGTGGAAATGAAAGTTTTAATAGAACAAATGCGAGAGCAAATTCAAAATATAGAGTAA
- the gmk gene encoding guanylate kinase yields MIKECPGSLFIVAAPSGGGKTSLVKKLISTVSDIEVSISHTTRKKRPGEKEGVDYYFVEEQEFEAMVAEGNFIEHAQVFNHHYGTSKVQIYNRLHAGLDVVLDIDWQGAQQIKKLFVDAVSVFVVPPSLAILKQRLMARQQDDAQVIRNRMQRAQDELSHYSEFDYLIVNDDFNKAANELQAIVIAHRLRMERQLRQERKLLSFLLSPQ; encoded by the coding sequence ATGATCAAAGAATGCCCTGGAAGTCTGTTTATTGTAGCAGCTCCCTCTGGAGGAGGGAAAACCAGCTTGGTAAAAAAACTGATCAGCACTGTATCGGATATAGAAGTTTCTATCTCACATACAACACGAAAAAAGAGGCCTGGCGAAAAAGAGGGCGTTGATTATTATTTTGTTGAAGAGCAAGAATTTGAGGCGATGGTTGCAGAAGGCAATTTTATTGAACATGCCCAAGTGTTTAATCATCACTATGGGACATCTAAAGTGCAAATTTATAATCGGCTGCATGCCGGCCTAGATGTTGTCCTTGATATTGATTGGCAAGGCGCGCAACAAATCAAAAAATTATTTGTCGATGCAGTGAGTGTTTTTGTTGTCCCTCCCTCGTTAGCGATTTTAAAACAGCGTTTAATGGCAAGGCAGCAAGATGATGCACAAGTAATCAGAAACCGCATGCAGCGTGCGCAAGATGAGCTTAGTCATTATTCCGAATTTGATTATCTTATTGTGAATGATGATTTTAATAAAGCGGCTAACGAGTTGCAGGCGATTGTTATTGCGCATCGGTTGCGTATGGAGCGCCAGTTACGGCAAGAAAGAAAATTACTTTCTTTCTTGTTATCACCGCAGTAA